Proteins from a genomic interval of Cyclopterus lumpus isolate fCycLum1 chromosome 18, fCycLum1.pri, whole genome shotgun sequence:
- the pcolceb gene encoding LOW QUALITY PROTEIN: procollagen C-endopeptidase enhancer b (The sequence of the model RefSeq protein was modified relative to this genomic sequence to represent the inferred CDS: deleted 1 base in 1 codon), whose product MEDRVWTVCLLVILTLGWTEAQSQSNFSRPIFHCGGHLVTDSGIVASEGFPSPYKPNSKCTWYITVPEGHVVMLSFRLFDMEADPTCRYDYLDIYNGHTRLVQKLGRFCGTFRPGAVISTSNTMMLEMVSDDSTGGRGFLASFSAGKPHMEEHQFCGGRLIKSQGSVKTPNWPNSNYPAGISCSWHISVEPNNVIEVKFMKLDLEPDTYCRYDYVALFNGGERDNSRRIGKFCGDTSPGIIVTNGNELLVQFVSDLSVTSDGFMAHYTSVPRGSRAATAGGDFIYGPQTTSMPQRTVVKPRKPNPTPKPRPGLKPSPKPAKKTLVKIPLKPPPRKPINKPTAKPKPAKPKPAKPAPKAPVKKPSRKPGFKPKAKPTLKPKIIKTMLKPSIKAKPTRKPALKTKPTLKPGVKPVKPTSKSRVKPTAKPKIKPKVTLKPGVSKTVPKKPLVSNKPLPLNPLCTQACKRTGTLQSSFCPHDFVITGKITSLTTGPRGSARVEVALIKAYKAGKLNITKSGPIMSITLASTCKRCPGLIKGRNYVLMGKVDTQGNGLLSPSSFSLLYKPIHAKALANLLRKPC is encoded by the exons GCCCATCTTCCACTGCGGAGGCCACCTGGTCACAGACTCCGGCATCGTGGCCAGTGAAGGATTCCCCAGTCCCTACAAACCCAACAGTAAATGCACCTGGTACATCACT GTCCCGGAGGGTCACGTGGTAATGCTGTCTTTCCGCCTCTTCGACATGGAGGCCGACCCCACCTGTCGTTACGACTACCTGGACATCTACAACGGTCACACCCGCTTGGTGCAGAAGCTGGGTCGGTTCTGCGGGACGTTCCGGCCCGGCGCCGTCATCTCCACCTCCAACACCATGATGTTAGAGATGGTGTCAGACGACTCCACTGGAGGAAGAGGCTTTCTCGCTTCCTTCAGTGCAGGGAAGCCCCACATGGAAG AGCACCAGTTCTGTGGAGGACGTCTGATTAAATCGCAGGGCTCTGTGAAGACGCCCAACTGGCCCAACTCTAATTACCCAGCAGGCATCAGCTGCTCCTGGCACATCTCTGTAGAACCAAACAAT GTGATCGAGGTGAAGTTTATGAAGCTGGACTTGGAACCTGACACGTACTGTCGCTACGACTACGTGGCATTGTTtaacgggggagagagggataacTCACGGCGGATTGGGAAATTCTGTGGAGACACGTCACCAGG AATAATAGTGACAAATGGGAACGAGCTCCTTGTCCAGTTCGTCTCTGACCTCAGCGTGACCTCAGATGGCTTCATGGCCCACTATACCAGTGTGCCCCGTGGGTCTCGGGCGGCCACGGCTGGGGGAGACTTCATCTACGGACCTCAGACGACCTCAATGCCACAAAGAACAGTCGTTAAGCCAAGAAAACCAAATCCAACCCCCAAACCAAGGCCTGGTCTTAAACCCAGCCCAAAACCagcc aaaaaaacacttgtgaaGATACCACTGAAACCTCCACCACGCAAACCTATCAACAAACCCACGGCTAAACCCAAACCAGCTAAACCCAAACCAGCTAAACCCGCACCCAAAGCACCGGTTAAAAAACCCTCACGTAAACCTGGATTTAAACCTAAAGCTAAACCTACACTTAAACCTAAGATTATTAAGACAATGCTCAAACCAAGCATCAAGGCTAAACCCACACGTAAGCCTGCACTGAAGACCAAACCCACCTTAAAACCTGGTGTCAAACCGGTAAAGCCAACCTCTAAGAGCAGAGTGAAGCCAACAGCCAAACCGAAGATTAAGCCTAAAGTAACACTTAAACCTGGAGTAAGCAAGACGGTCCCAAAGAAGCCTTTAGTGAGCAACAAAC CTTTACCTCTGAACCCACTGTGTACACAAGCCTGTAAGAGGACAGGAACTCTCCAGTCGAGCTTCTGCCCTCATGACTTTG tgaTTACGGGTAAGATTACATCTTTGACCACTGGTCCGAGGGGCTCAGCGAGAGTCGAGGTGGCCCTGATCAAGGCCTATAAGGCAGGAAAACTGAACATTACCAAATCAGGGCCCATCATGTCGATCACACTGGCCTCCACCTGCAAGAGATGCCCCGGGCTAATCAAAG GCCGGAACTACGTGTTGATGGGAAAAGTCGACACACAGGGCAACGGCCTTCTCAGCCCCTCCAGCTTCAGTCTTCTCTATAAGCCCATCCACGCCAAAGCTCTGGCCAACCTCCTGCGCAAACCCTGCTGA
- the LOC117748198 gene encoding transmembrane protein 272-like, whose protein sequence is MSNTGLIRRINSQPPLPTPILSCSKLAFSVISIAQIAMGAVHLDDCPRQHYIPIYLIVAGVFGLVLSVFSCLPCTKAPEDGTFNPLTRVCMAWNSLTSFFFFCWFIAGNVWIYSIYEPNYNRNTTNVDPYCDRSLYLFAFWTTTLVYILLCLFMVGGCCVCFCFLLCGRADADDDV, encoded by the exons ATGTCAAACACCGGCCTTATTCGACGCATCAACAGCCAGCCTCCACTCCCAACCCCGATACTAT CATGTTCAAAGTTGGCATTTTCTGTCATATCCATTGCTCAGATTGCcatgg GTGCAGTGCATCTGGATGACTGTCCGCGGCAGCACTACATCCCCATCTATCTGATCGTGGCCGGAGTCTTTGGACTGGTGCTGTCGGTGTTCTCCTGCCTGCCCTGCACCAAAGCCCCCGAAGACGGCACCTTCAACCCGCTCACTCGAGTCTGCATGGCCTGGAACTCGTTgacatctttcttcttcttctgctggttTATAGCCG GTAATGTGTGGATATACTCTATTTACGAGCCCAACtacaacaggaacacaacaaaTGTGGATCCCTACTGCGACCGGTCCCTCTACCTGTTTGCCTTCTGGACCACCACCTTAGTCTACATCCTCCTGTGTCTGTTCATGGTTGGCGGCTGCTGTGTCTGCTTCTGCTTTTTGCTGTGTGGCCGAGCCGACGCAGACGACGACGTCTAG